A single window of Neisseria sp. KEM232 DNA harbors:
- a CDS encoding FAD-dependent oxidoreductase has translation MKTDTAILGGGLCGRLAAMMLAERGHRVTLIDKGSRAGEEAAAHIAAAMLAPAAEAADATPETVLLGKKSIPLWRDIAGRLNDAGQPVFMQQNGSLIVWHAQERPLAVQFERQLARARAESVRWNAQDIAEHEPQLAGRFSDGLFLPAEGQLDNRQILAALAGRLDGLNVETLWHTESSPDALRQSGKYGLIVDCRGIGAKHTWNRPSESPSSRLRGIRGEVLRVYAPEVSLRRPVRLLHPRYPIYIAPKPDSLFVVGATQIESESTAPASVRSGLELLSALYAVHPAFGEAQILQIQSGLRPALDHHNPEIRYNAQTRTIETNGLYRHGFMIAPAVAAAAVRLAEALIGGGRVPESDVESGLAYIDTAEAV, from the coding sequence ATGAAAACCGACACCGCCATACTCGGCGGCGGCCTCTGCGGCCGGCTTGCCGCCATGATGCTTGCCGAACGCGGACACCGCGTTACCCTGATCGACAAAGGCAGCCGTGCAGGCGAAGAAGCCGCCGCCCACATCGCCGCCGCCATGCTCGCGCCCGCCGCCGAAGCGGCCGATGCCACGCCCGAAACCGTTTTGCTCGGCAAAAAAAGCATACCGCTTTGGCGCGACATCGCAGGCCGTCTGAACGACGCAGGCCAACCCGTGTTCATGCAGCAAAACGGCAGCCTGATTGTGTGGCACGCACAGGAGCGGCCGCTGGCCGTGCAGTTTGAACGGCAACTGGCGCGCGCCCGTGCCGAGAGCGTACGCTGGAATGCGCAGGACATCGCCGAACACGAGCCGCAGCTTGCGGGACGCTTTTCAGACGGCCTCTTCCTGCCCGCCGAAGGCCAGCTCGACAACCGCCAAATCCTCGCCGCGCTGGCCGGGCGTTTGGACGGATTAAACGTCGAAACCCTGTGGCACACCGAATCCTCGCCCGACGCCCTGCGCCAAAGCGGCAAATACGGCCTGATTGTCGACTGCCGCGGCATCGGCGCGAAACACACTTGGAACAGGCCGTCTGAAAGCCCGTCAAGCCGCCTGCGCGGCATACGCGGCGAAGTCCTGCGCGTGTATGCGCCCGAAGTTTCGCTGCGCCGCCCCGTGCGCCTGCTGCATCCGCGTTATCCGATTTATATCGCGCCCAAGCCCGACAGCCTGTTTGTCGTCGGCGCCACCCAAATCGAAAGCGAAAGCACCGCGCCCGCGAGCGTGCGCTCGGGTTTGGAACTGCTCTCTGCCCTGTACGCCGTGCACCCCGCATTCGGCGAAGCGCAAATCCTGCAAATCCAAAGCGGCCTGCGCCCCGCGCTCGACCACCACAACCCCGAAATCCGCTACAACGCGCAAACCCGCACCATCGAAACCAACGGCCTCTACCGCCACGGCTTTATGATCGCCCCCGCCGTTGCCGCCGCCGCCGTGCGGCTGGCCGAAGCACTCATCGGCGGCGGCCGCGTGCCTGAGAGCGATGTCGAAAGCGGGCTGGCGTATATCGATACGGCAGAGGCCGTCTGA
- a CDS encoding PTS sugar transporter subunit IIA yields the protein MIGIVIVTHESLGRAYAQLARHFFSAVPEHIRILGVEPDEDHDAVIRRTQQAVAESSAQAAHGVLVLADIFGATPCNAARRLVVPEKVAILTGLNAPMLVKAAQYSAAAEDLAAFTEAVREAAVGGIIAVTRPPEGENPC from the coding sequence ATGATAGGCATAGTTATCGTCACCCACGAAAGCCTCGGCCGCGCCTACGCGCAACTGGCGCGCCACTTTTTTTCCGCCGTGCCCGAACACATCCGCATCCTCGGCGTCGAGCCCGACGAAGACCACGATGCGGTGATCCGCCGCACGCAGCAGGCCGTTGCAGAATCCTCGGCGCAGGCGGCGCACGGCGTTTTGGTGCTGGCCGACATCTTCGGCGCCACACCGTGCAACGCCGCCCGCCGCCTCGTCGTGCCCGAAAAAGTGGCCATCCTCACCGGCCTCAACGCCCCCATGCTGGTGAAGGCCGCGCAGTATTCCGCCGCCGCCGAAGATCTGGCGGCCTTTACCGAAGCCGTGCGGGAAGCCGCTGTCGGCGGCATCATCGCCGTCACCCGTCCGCCCGAAGGAGAAAACCCGTGCTGA
- a CDS encoding HPr family phosphocarrier protein, whose protein sequence is MLKQDIEIINKLGLHARASSKFVQTASPFACEVWVTRNGQRVNGKSIMGLMMLAAAKGSTVTLETDGADEAAAMQALTALINDYFGEGE, encoded by the coding sequence GTGCTGAAACAAGACATCGAAATCATCAACAAACTCGGCCTGCACGCCCGTGCGTCGAGCAAATTCGTTCAGACGGCCTCGCCGTTTGCCTGCGAAGTCTGGGTAACGCGCAACGGGCAGCGCGTCAACGGCAAAAGCATTATGGGACTGATGATGCTCGCCGCCGCCAAAGGCAGTACGGTAACGCTGGAAACCGACGGCGCCGACGAAGCGGCCGCCATGCAGGCGCTCACCGCGCTGATTAACGACTACTTCGGCGAAGGAGAATAA
- the ptsP gene encoding phosphoenolpyruvate--protein phosphotransferase, translated as MGIVLHGVAAGKGIAIGRAHLVVRGHEEVPQYDLAENEVCAEVARYEAAVKTTRRQLEQIRSAIPENAPTELGAFISLHLMLLTDVTLSREPADIIEEQKINAEWALKIQTDRLSAQFDAIGDEYLRERKQDMLQVAERIHNNLIGTGNELNLDANLLDDTIIIAHDLSPADTVQFKEQRVTAFVTDAGGPTSHTAILGRSLDIPSVIGLRQARSLISEHEWVIVDGINGIVIINPDDIVTAEYRRRLRAYKNKQRELSKLKKTAATTADGTQIELLANIESTEDVKAMHALGGDGVGLFRSEYLYLNRDTLPDEEEQFAVYSAIVKKLKGKPLTIRTVDLGVDKNPRWFGQNGTPNGSLNPALGLTGIRLCLAEPVMFRTQMRAILRAAALGPVKIMWPMIGSLAELKQCHVHLETARRQLAERGETFGSVQTGCMIEIPSAALTVSSLLKHTDFISIGTNDLIQYTLSVDRGDDAVSHLYQPAHPAVLRLLAHILRTAQRMNKPVSLCGEMAGDTLYTRLLLGMGLRGFSMNTNNLLAVKDIVIHSHIDRLEQDILRILRNEDPDKTDKLLKQLNGQEEAV; from the coding sequence ATGGGCATCGTGCTGCACGGCGTGGCGGCGGGCAAAGGCATCGCCATCGGCCGCGCCCATCTGGTGGTGCGCGGACACGAAGAAGTGCCGCAATACGATTTGGCGGAAAACGAAGTGTGCGCCGAAGTGGCCCGCTACGAGGCCGCCGTGAAAACCACCCGCCGCCAGCTAGAACAAATCCGCAGCGCCATCCCCGAAAATGCCCCCACCGAACTGGGCGCCTTCATCTCGCTGCACCTGATGCTGCTCACCGACGTCACCCTGTCGCGCGAACCGGCCGACATCATCGAAGAGCAGAAAATCAACGCCGAATGGGCGCTGAAAATCCAAACCGACCGCCTGTCCGCCCAGTTTGACGCCATCGGCGACGAATACCTGCGCGAGCGCAAACAGGACATGCTGCAAGTGGCCGAGCGCATCCACAACAACCTCATCGGCACAGGCAACGAGCTCAACCTCGACGCCAACCTCCTCGACGACACCATCATCATCGCCCACGACCTCTCGCCTGCCGACACCGTCCAATTCAAAGAACAGCGCGTTACCGCCTTCGTCACCGACGCCGGCGGCCCCACCAGCCACACCGCCATCCTCGGCCGCAGCCTCGACATCCCCTCCGTTATCGGCCTGCGCCAGGCACGCAGCCTCATCAGCGAACACGAATGGGTCATTGTCGACGGCATCAACGGCATCGTCATCATCAACCCCGACGACATCGTCACCGCCGAATACCGCCGCCGCCTGCGCGCCTACAAAAACAAACAGCGCGAACTGAGCAAACTCAAAAAAACCGCCGCCACCACCGCCGACGGCACCCAAATCGAACTTCTGGCCAACATCGAAAGCACCGAAGACGTCAAAGCCATGCACGCCCTCGGCGGCGACGGCGTCGGCCTCTTCCGCAGCGAATACCTCTACCTCAACCGCGACACCCTGCCCGACGAAGAAGAACAGTTTGCCGTGTATTCCGCCATCGTCAAAAAACTCAAAGGCAAACCCCTCACCATCCGCACCGTCGATCTGGGCGTCGACAAAAACCCGCGCTGGTTCGGCCAAAACGGCACGCCCAACGGCAGCCTCAACCCCGCCCTCGGCCTCACCGGCATCCGCCTGTGTCTGGCCGAACCCGTCATGTTCCGCACCCAGATGCGCGCCATCCTGCGCGCCGCCGCCCTCGGCCCCGTCAAAATCATGTGGCCGATGATAGGCTCGCTGGCCGAACTCAAACAATGCCACGTCCACCTCGAAACCGCCCGCCGCCAACTGGCCGAACGCGGCGAAACCTTCGGCAGCGTGCAGACCGGCTGCATGATCGAAATCCCCTCCGCCGCCCTCACCGTATCCAGCCTGCTCAAACACACCGACTTCATCTCCATCGGCACCAACGACCTCATCCAATACACCCTCTCCGTCGACCGCGGCGACGACGCCGTCAGCCACCTCTACCAGCCCGCCCACCCCGCCGTTTTGCGCCTGCTCGCCCACATCCTGCGCACCGCCCAACGCATGAACAAACCCGTCTCCCTCTGCGGCGAAATGGCCGGCGACACCCTCTACACCCGCCTTCTGCTCGGCATGGGTCTGCGCGGCTTCTCCATGAATACCAACAACCTCCTGGCCGTGAAAGACATCGTCATCCACAGCCACATCGACCGCCTCGAACAAGACATCCTGCGCATCCTGCGCAACGAAGACCCCGACAAAACCGACAAACTGCTCAAACAACTCAACGGACAGGAAGAGGCCGTCTGA
- a CDS encoding contact-dependent growth inhibition system immunity protein produces MENKLENQYFASLYANEKAFVVQTQSGFRLLMLDTLFPPHILLPDIDNNLLGQAVFKALKNSRTFKYGSEEYKNFFEPKQRVQRYNQWVDHVRETLGYKTKSALFRKMMMCSINMNSKEIVISPNKHIRSDAWEGIDEKDIIMPADSNCLEIGLGVKQALSYCK; encoded by the coding sequence ATGGAAAACAAGCTCGAAAATCAATATTTTGCAAGTTTATATGCAAATGAAAAAGCGTTCGTCGTGCAAACGCAATCTGGATTTAGATTGTTAATGTTAGACACCTTATTCCCACCTCATATTTTACTTCCGGATATTGATAACAATCTGCTTGGGCAAGCTGTTTTTAAGGCATTAAAAAATAGTCGAACTTTTAAATATGGGAGTGAAGAATATAAAAATTTTTTCGAACCAAAACAAAGAGTTCAACGCTATAACCAATGGGTTGATCATGTACGAGAAACACTGGGATATAAAACCAAATCAGCTCTTTTTAGAAAAATGATGATGTGCAGCATTAACATGAATAGCAAGGAAATTGTAATTTCCCCCAACAAACATATCAGATCAGATGCGTGGGAAGGTATTGATGAAAAAGATATAATTATGCCCGCTGACAGCAACTGCTTGGAAATTGGACTAGGAGTAAAACAAGCTCTAAGTTATTGTAAGTAG
- a CDS encoding alpha/beta fold hydrolase, producing MHSQGSPEYIPVDGARCLFAQVLPAEQDSGTLVVFESGGASTRSIWAPVQAQTAAFARAVVYDRAGLGRSDPDPHGRTLARMAADLNRLLDYFAAPCCILVGHSAGGAIVRLAAAERPERITGLVLADPADEADDTLFSPAFRRAERIGIAAHRLLAHARLLPLLYRRLLAALPADASADLRRDGMTPAVFRTCAEQSRTFLDELYAWRRNPPDTGAIPLTIVSGALPGSGISRKARAHLNALHEQRARAAPHGRHITAPHSGHYVPLDDAELLAAEIRRLAVADKDV from the coding sequence ATGCACAGCCAGGGAAGCCCCGAATACATCCCCGTCGACGGCGCGCGCTGTCTGTTTGCCCAAGTGCTGCCCGCCGAACAGGACAGCGGCACGCTGGTGGTGTTTGAAAGCGGCGGCGCGTCCACCCGCTCGATTTGGGCGCCGGTGCAGGCGCAGACCGCCGCCTTCGCCCGCGCCGTCGTTTACGACCGCGCCGGACTCGGCCGCTCCGACCCCGACCCGCACGGCCGCACCCTTGCGCGCATGGCCGCCGATCTCAACCGCCTGCTCGATTATTTCGCCGCGCCCTGCTGCATACTCGTCGGCCACAGCGCCGGCGGCGCCATCGTCCGCCTGGCCGCCGCCGAGCGTCCCGAACGCATCACCGGCCTAGTGCTGGCCGACCCCGCCGACGAAGCCGACGACACCCTGTTTTCCCCCGCCTTCCGCCGCGCCGAGCGCATCGGCATCGCCGCCCACCGCCTGCTCGCCCATGCCCGCCTGCTGCCGCTGCTCTACCGCCGCCTGCTCGCCGCCCTGCCCGCCGATGCCTCCGCCGATTTGCGCCGCGACGGCATGACGCCCGCCGTGTTCCGCACCTGCGCCGAGCAGTCGCGCACCTTTCTCGACGAACTCTACGCATGGCGGCGCAACCCGCCCGACACCGGCGCCATCCCGCTGACCATCGTCTCCGGCGCCCTGCCCGGCAGCGGTATCAGCCGCAAAGCGCGCGCGCACCTAAACGCACTGCACGAACAACGCGCCCGCGCCGCGCCGCACGGACGCCACATTACCGCCCCGCATTCCGGCCACTACGTGCCGCTGGACGACGCCGAACTGCTGGCAGCGGAAATCCGCCGCTTGGCCGTGGCGGATAAGGACGTCTGA